In one window of Methanosarcina vacuolata Z-761 DNA:
- the mobA gene encoding molybdenum cofactor guanylyltransferase produces MGRKTDFKETETGKTEVIRAEIEEAEPEKEQTKFRSAIVLAGGRGRRMGTVEKALLEFEGKTIIERLLESLFRVVDEVIISFRDKKQEEKFRPVLEKFSAREIRFCFDTLEDAGPLEGIRAGLLESRAEYSFVCAGDMPFVNFRVVDLLFEKASGHDAALPKRKDGKFEPLHAVYSKKLIPEIEKAFENGRCSVLTPVFEMKDVVFVEVSEIREIDPELRTLANINTADEMQRIIELSGKKEKS; encoded by the coding sequence ATGGGCAGAAAAACAGACTTTAAAGAGACAGAAACCGGAAAAACAGAAGTAATAAGGGCTGAAATTGAAGAAGCCGAGCCCGAAAAAGAACAAACGAAATTCAGAAGTGCCATCGTGCTGGCAGGCGGCAGGGGCAGGCGGATGGGCACGGTTGAAAAAGCCCTGCTCGAATTTGAAGGAAAAACAATTATTGAGCGCCTGCTGGAAAGCCTTTTTCGGGTTGTGGACGAGGTTATTATCTCGTTCCGGGACAAAAAGCAGGAAGAAAAGTTCAGGCCGGTGCTTGAAAAATTTTCTGCCCGCGAAATCCGTTTCTGTTTTGATACTCTGGAAGACGCCGGCCCCCTTGAAGGCATCCGGGCGGGGCTGCTTGAATCCAGAGCAGAATATTCTTTTGTCTGCGCGGGGGATATGCCTTTTGTAAATTTCAGGGTTGTAGATCTGCTTTTTGAGAAAGCAAGTGGACATGATGCTGCCCTTCCGAAGCGGAAAGATGGAAAATTTGAGCCTCTACATGCGGTTTATTCAAAAAAATTGATTCCTGAAATTGAAAAAGCCTTTGAGAACGGAAGGTGTTCGGTACTTACGCCGGTTTTTGAAATGAAGGATGTTGTTTTTGTTGAGGTTTCGGAAATTCGGGAAATTGATCCTGAATTGAGGACTCTTGCGAATATAAATACTGCTGATGAGATGCAACGTATTATAGAGCTTTCGGGCAAAAAAGAAAAATCATAA